CCCTCTTTATTGTCAAATATGCAACTATAGATTGGAAATTTTTGTGGaggttatttttttacatttcttgATTTCACATATTGAAAACAAAAgtgtgtacgagggggtatcaaaaagttttagaaatcacccagaagtgaaggcgCTATATCGTTGAAATGTTGACAGTGTAATCACTGATCCTTATGTACAATATGGTGCagaatggtctcataagtatggcGTACAACCAAAgtcacatgaaaatattttcatgagtccgACACAATATGAACGGTAATTTTTCAGTCAATACAAGCATGACACAAATACATGGGCATTGTAGACTAGGGGTGCGATCCTTCAGGGTGTTTCCTGATTTCctgattttttgtggccaaaatttacgcaAATGTATTGTTTGTTCtggggtattttagcccaatttcaaactgttttttaggattttctactagtttcaggatatttcacaagctttgaatcattccttgaataaattcatcaggtctgtAGTTAGTCTATAACATTAGATCGAATTAGATCAAATTTCATCACATTAAGACCACATCAAGCTTTGAATTACACCCCTGAGACTATGAAGGATTCAGGTTACCACATGGTGATTCAagaattattttgttaatttataaAATCCTAACAATCAAGcagtattaacatgattaacccacataattttttttttattaattcattCTTGTAAATTGACAAGGgtggtttttcttttgtttttggtATGCAAAATTGGCATTGCAATCCTTTTTTAGTGCATTCATTTGGAAAATAATAAGGTACTTTTTAGGCCtaaaacaaattgtttgattggcgtaacccaactGACCCTAAAAATATGCCTGACCCTAAACTTTTTTTCctttcgaaattttttttaaaatttaaaattaaaaaaaaaagaaaaaaaaagttgcaaaacctttatcatacgcaatttacagcttaaaacgTGCgtgtaaaaataattaaaaaaaacaaaaacaattgccgaccgacctaccctaaaaaaaacagatttttttttttttaattgctgactgacctaccctaatttttcattttatgttacgccaatcatacaattttttaggccttaaatTTGAAGATTTTTAAGCGGTAGAATACTAGGAAACTTTGTTAAAGTGATTTACGATGCTTATCAACTTTTTTAACCATCATAATGAATTGCTGGAGCTTTAAATTGAAAAGTTACACTTGAaaattaaaaaggaaaacaaatatgAACCAACTCCAGAAAACGATTCAGGCcgggacaaaaaaacaaaacattaattttatacagcATGAAACTTTACATTAAATTGAAAAGCTGTTATTTATTATGAAGGGAATGATTATCTATTGCACAATgccctaagggatgaaatcaaaactcgaccggtggttgACCGCTGGTTCCGTCCAGTTGCTATTTTTTAAAACaatggcaaccggacggaaccgaaTGTTACTGCcaatcgagttttgatttcatccctaaacgtAAGTAATTGAAAGAATaacaatatatttatatattaacaTATCACATATCATGTGAAGACGAGCTTCACAGTCTGCATGGGACATCATCAAGGGCCGCATCATCAAGGGCTGCATTATGCGGCCTGTAGGCCCCTCTATTAGAATATTATCTTGATGTTACAAAAGTAAGAAATTTATGGTAATTGTGAGAGTAATGATAAATAAATCTTTTACATATATGTCAAATATGTTTGCACCATATGTTTACTTATGTGGTTTGCATCTGTCAAAAAAGGAAGgatagtatagaccacttgacatcactgtttatcaacaaagacgagggactggtctatcgatatgcttgtacgaaccgctacactgtcttgtgctatatgaaatgtggtgggcgatttaaaatgcacatgccctgagcaaactatgatgcgtatgcacactgcagggcaaagaacaatagaaattgccataattcgtgcacatactgccgggcaatgacatcacatgtcaagtggtctataatttTTCACATATAACTAAATTCATATTCATTATGCAGAAAACAGAAAATTACACTTCAAAACTGTTCATTTTTGTTAAATAAGTTTTTCACAAGTTATTAACCTTGTCTTGTCCAGTTTCTTACAAACTATATCAGTATTTCAGTTCGCTTTAGTATCCGTTTAcactaggattcacaacatgctcatctatcagggtcacagttctttaaccccaatacatttgtacattcattgaatgacctttactgTTTaactgaggttattgaactatgccactggcaTGATGCTATTGTGgcatgtggtccatagtgttaacgTCAACACTGTCATTGTCATGTCAATCGTTTGTCAAACAGCATCTTCATCATATTTTACATTGTcagcatcctcatcatcatcagcagctgTAGTCTGTTGAGTCCTTATCCACTGCTGACTTGTCCTGGGCCCACCTCTACCACGGGATGAACTCCTGTCACAAGGAGCAAGACATTTCCCCCATAGTTTTAATGCTAAAGACCCGCAGCCTTTTCTGAATGGTCTGTGGCAGATACTGTATATGAAACAGTTGAGAAAACTGTTCATCAGTCCGAGCCAACCAGTGAAGAACAAGAGCGCAGGCGAGAGTTCCGTGTCGGAGGTTCCTTTAATGATCCGCACCACCACAAACGGTATCCATGTGACATAAAAAGCGCTGATGATGATCAGGAACATTTTTGCCAGAAGTTTTTCGTGCCGCCTCTTGAACGAATCCGGGTTAGGCTGCTGTAATGCTAGTTCGTACTGGCGTGTTTTGCGTTCCTGAATGATGCAGACGCGTAGGATCCAGAAGTAACAGAAAGCAGATATGGCAAGAGCTGGCAAAACCACGATTGAGATGAGATAAAATGAAAATGTTACGTTATCTTCCCAGTGCATGCTGCAGTCATACGTAACAGAATTGTAATAGTAATTATTATCACCCCAACCGAATAGAGAAGGTAGAAATATTATTGCACTCATGATCCATATCGTAATAACGTAAATTCTTGCTCTGCGTTTTGTCAGTAAAGAATGATATTGAAGTGGTCGAATGATAGCAATATAGCGATCTATAGAAACACCTGTCAAACTTAGAATAGAAACACCAACTGTGACGGCGATGAGATATCCAACAAGCTTGCATAAGATGAATCCATACGGCCACCCCCCTGCAAACCACGAATGTACAGAAAACATACAGTTGATGCCGACTCCGAGGTCTGCAAAAGCTAAGGATTTGATAAAAACACTGGTGGTGTTCTTGAGTGAATGCGTGTAGTGGAACACAACCAAGACGATGATGTTGCCAACTATAATGAGTATAGTGGAGAGTAGCATAAGTAGAAGCGCTAGCCATCCGAGCCAAAGTGGCGGATGGTATCTTGGCGTCATCTCTGTTGCACCTAACGTGGTCATACTGGTAGTCTCCATGTTCAATGCAGCTGACCGGTAgaaatatttaaacatgttttattttctcCTGCTTTCAAATCGTCTATTGCCAGTTTGATAGTAGGCAAATAGTTCAGTTTCACATTAGCAACTTGTCCAGGCTGTAGGCTCAGTCTGTGTTAGTTTCAAAATGATGAGAAAGTTACCCACTCAGTGTTGCTTTATATGAGCACCAGCATTAATTTAACAGCTTATATGATTAAGTGTTTtccattttgttcaaaataagtaAGTCCCACCAAACTGCCTCCTCTTCATTCTCATCACAAACCGCTATCATTAAGAACCGTGTCAGCAAATCTTATGTATCCAGTAATTCAACAATATCCTAAAAAGCTTTTAAGAAGCGCTGCTTTGTCAATATAATCAGTGCAAGTTACGATGTCTGAGTAAGATGATACCTAAATGGGTTGTGCGCGACTGGTTGAAGACATTTCAACGAGGAGGATCACATCGTGATTAGTCAAAGGGATAATAGTGTAGACAGCCCAACTGTTTGTCTAAGCGCCAATAACAAGGGATAATTCACTGTTGCAATTTACAAGTATGACCACAGTCAACTGTTTGATCCAAGCGCCAGTAACAAGTCATAATTCACTGTTGCAATTTACAAGTATGGCCACACATTGTAAGTGAGCTCATTTTCTTCTGCGAAATCAACTCCTACTCATATTGGCATGTAAATAACGTTATTTGAGCAAATCCCCGTTGGCAACTATCGTTAAGTCATCTTCGTGGAAATGCGATTCTTCATGGAATTTGAGGCGACAAAAATGTTGGTGATATTTAcacgtaattttctttctttttttggatTCAGGCATACTGTCATTTTCATGTAGATGCtatttcattggtaaatgtaGGTTAATGATCATGTTGCCAGTTTTGCCTGTAGGCACTCTACCCACACATTTTGGGCTCCTTCAGATGCTAAAAATACCACAATACATTGGGCATACAAAGCAATGGTTATGGTAAACATTTAGCTGGTTTTAAGCTGCACCTTTCCAGGAACAAAACTTGAAAACTTGGCACAAAGTTTATTAATGGTAGATTGTTATTGACATCAATCAAACTTGCTAGGTGGTAATAATTCTGTGTTGTCCAATCTTTTGTAGTATCAAAGATATTATGTGCAGTTCTTTGTGACATCCATTTTGATTTGAGTTCATAGGTAGATTATTTCATAGGCCTTTTGTTTTGTATAACCTTTTCTGTGGATGGCTTGTCTGTTGGTTATATGCAGCAGGTGAAGTTTGCTTTTGTTATGATAACCCCACCTGGATAGGgaatacaaaagtacaaaatttaaGTTCATAGAAATTAGTCAATatattttcagaaatcaaatttATTAATTCACTTGCATACGTGGTAGTTATCAGCTTTGAATATGTACATAACCTAAATTGTTTGGCTCGTTAAAACCATTCATACGTCAGTGAAtattgtgaccagctccaacaaaacccggaacaagtcgccaggcatgtttttgagttataggcctttaaagatgacattcccataaaaaaaaatcaaattttattttggaattcttaatttcatggtatttgactgtgggactaagtggactttcaaattgTTGAAAGTACTtgttaaaaagaggtttatttaatcaataattaacagttgaactatgataatcttaGCCTATCTGtatattcaatcctgtgtaagacaggaaactaattagcccattactcagaacagcaatttggcaaaaatatcgaggCATCATTTACAAAACTATCCATATtgtgaaaagtattgatgctatgtatataattttggtatcattttaaagcttattgtgtaatgcttacatttgtattcaaatcatgaaatgtcaaattcCTGGTTTTGTCAAAACTGGTCACAATTAACAATGCTTAAcactctccacacgggtgtcgactgcagacgacaactttcaattttttttcaattcaaaaatgtcagaattggccattgtcatgaccatatttggaatcagcatgaaaaatgcattaaaattagtacaaacaagcctagtattggttgagtggttcttcagatagatcttgatattttgagaaaattatctCAAaccttggactttttatgttgaagcctatgctaaatcagaaatttaaaaaaattagaaagagTAAAGGTATGTTAACTTTTAAAGAGCATAGGTGAGTTAACATGCCATGCAAGTACAACGACCGAACACGACCTAAAAGTAAAAGGTCACATTTGAGTCAATGTTGGAGTTTGTCCTACTGACACTTGTAGAGcagtattgtttgtattaaacgctccccctctaataaattcacactcccccttccacaggggaagtatgcatttcaaatggaatgaacacattagcagctccatttgaaactcatcctcactcaggggaagattcaggttgaatctttcgcagagggtgtatgaaaatcaaacggaactgcctaatgtgctcattcgaTTTGAAAGTCatccaccttggtctggggcggacattttaaaaatgaatttaggagagcagcaacgacatcacttgcattacattccagatgttaaaactacatcatatgcaaaatttgaggaaattcctacgagtccgttttattttcgggccatttgtctataactggtctttacatgtagccctatggagagagtgcccgttgagggagctataaccaacattttaggaacaaaatgtgatttaaaaaaaaacggactcgtcatgaattttctaaaattttcagagtaagtagtatgaacatgtagacatataatcaagtagttgccctacctgctcttctccgaaaaaataaaaagtcctatacctcaatgataatgaaacctaggtgatcccccatgtgaaagatatttccaaaatcttccacaggggtagtgtggattttaaatggaatagcccaatttgatgtACACTCAAAACTACACATGGCATAAcgcaacatgtatatacataCTATTGTCTTTAATGATAGCTTTTAATAGACCTGTGGTGTTAGACTTTGCCATTTATACAAATGATGTTATGATCATTTACAGAGCTTTAATATTACATTATGTATTTAGTATTATATTTCAAATTCATATAGTAATACCATACCTTAATAGCACTGTATCATAAGAGTGTACCATTCACCATGCCACATCAAAAGTATGCCTGCAGTCCTCATCTCATATCCAGCAACAACAACCTGACAGTATGAAATAAAGAGGGAATCCAGGATCAGAGAAGATatgttacacttcccacaatgcatttcttcaatatCAATTTTCTCaactgatttgctatccagtgcaacgtgagtcgatagtgacaaaaagtacctcaatgaacagagcacatccagatcttgcaaaatatgtttatttctggaCTATCAACCAATGTTTAGCTAATcttttctcaaaatgaaaacagggaacctgtacaaagtaatacgAGTGTTatatgatgtaatgaggtgatgcatcatgttgcaaagaattctgggaagggtaagatagcTTCTGTGATCTAGGATGGTAATAGTACTTGAACAAAGGTCACTCACTGGTAGATTACAACTTTGTAATCAGGAGTTTAGGAGTTAAAAAGTTCACAAATGACTTATTCCAACATTATGTTGGTGATGAAGTAATTAAACATGTGGTGgttttaagggaccgttcacaaacacttgtaacagggggtgcctgatgcaaaaaggggacccttaaaATTTTAATCCCTCGGAAATGGGGGCCTTTAAAAAAATCACCTTATTTTTCTCTTAGAACATGAGTTTatactattttctatggggttgacatgCTATTTTTGTCATAGAATTTATGATTAGTACAATAGTCTGAAACAATCATGAAGACAGGCTTTATTGCTTGATCACCTTCGACTTCCTCTAAGTTCCAGAGgacttccagtttagctcaaatgagctgctataggaggtaagaaaggaaaggaaaggacaGTATTGCCTAGTTTTGATCAAAATTTGCTGTCAAAACCCATAATATACAGTTTCTGTCAAATTTCAGTTTTGTTATTTGTTATCAAAAAtgatagtaacaactgtcaggaagttTTACACATGGCATTttgagcagaaataatgaggCACATTGAAAGAAAACTCACTGTCTTTGctgcttaagggatcggatagcaacatttgctcagtattttttgtcggacatgagagcacatcagacatatcaaattgcattctgaatacaaggaatgtccttctgatatcatttttttttaaattcacaatataatacaaattttaaatacaaatgtgacatgatcaagaggaatgagtcacatgtcggcaatttagTTTTTTACatcagtttatgaatgctacaatgatgcaaaccccatcaaaattggacatctggttaccaagttacaagcaatttatcaatggctgaaaacaatataaaacaaaagaatttgaacactgttttttccaatatctcaaaaacaatattagcgacatccgactccttcctcttgatcatgtcacattttatggcaaatttttgtATGGGGAATTTAATAATACAACATGAATTCAAATTGTTCTGTTTTCCAACAAGCACAGTGGCATCGGCTGAATtaatttgacataaaaaaaacctgcatgatttttttttttaattaacaaaattcaattttaaagAATAGACAGTTTCATTAGATAAATAACATAGATGCCctattttagagggaggctccctattttttggaacatttttgtccattttgacacccaaatttgacAACATCCCTATTTCTGGCAAGTTATGTGCCATTAAAGTTCCATTGAAGttacatgtaattttgaaaacctccctattttttgtttgaatcctccctattttttggatgttaatgttggcatctctgaaataaaataatgattaaacataaaataaaataaaaaagaataatCTCTTCAGTGACATAGAAGACCTGTAGATGCAGGTCTCAAGCTCTGAAAATAGTAAGGAAATCAGTAAGACTGTTGTTTTAAATCTATACTGCTGTACTAAAAATAAAAGTTCATTGTTTATTCAGCAAACACACATGAAATTAATTTGACTGAATTTTTATTCTAGAAAAGGATGCAATTCAATATTGActgaattaaataattttttatcTTCCTTCCTTATTTGAAAGTCgtaatgggctcttccatttaaatttcacactacccctgtggaagattgtggaaatatgatccacagagggagtatgaatttcaaatggaattagcacattgggcagctccatttgaattttatacagactctgagaaagattcaatctgaatcttccacagagggagggtaagtttcaaatggagctgcctaatcgtgtttattccatctgaaatccatactccccctgtgcaacatatttccaaaatcttccacaggggtagtgtggattttaaatggaatagcccatattgaATAGCACCTGTACCCGTATACACTTTACTTGGCACTGAATTTTGATGATGAATTCAGTCAAAACGCAAATTGAGACTTTTTGAGATGGGTCATTGACATTTACCCACCGCTGAAAAGGTGAAAAGGGTGGACTCCCTGTAAAACATATACCTGGTGTGTCCTTATGGATGGCATGTATAGACACTAAGTATTGCACTGAGTAAATATATAAATAGCTTACAATAACATAGTCGAATGCAGACTAGCTCTAAATCTGCTGCTGTATAAATATGTAGATTTACCTAGGGCAAACAACCCTGAGCACATACAGGTGGTTTCTGCGAATCTGTACAATGCTCAGCTTTGcattttggggcgccctctacggaggcgtcccacaatattggcatgtacttgtgagtagcttctaatttcagtcttactagatttactccgcaattgttgtgctattttgctaaaattatgcccttgctcagaaataaatccacaatatgcttggattttattttattattgttttctgttatgcacaggataaaatggtgtgcgatattctttgtttaaaagacaaaattaatggatttgtaaaaacaccaaataaatcgagacctttgacctttgtaaccactttgacctttgtaaccagtttaccgcctcttagaacccgatagacggtgaccaacactttggattacaatagcctaatctgaatggcatagtccaataagctcaaataaacaatcatagtgcaaaatttgacctaacttgcagagtatgagtttttgtacccaaagtttcaaagtcaggcatcttatcaagatcaagatagtgatagtgacataacaattaacacgcttatcttaccaaggtcttatctatctgcatggggtaattggaaattatggtgtagcctatttgttttaaggatgaaacaactggctccttttgcatggaaattagaacaaattactatacaagctgtatcaaaagtttggtacccagcagttttgatagtaattgaaaagcctggttcttccaaatgcaatatcgggtccccttaaaatgataaaatgatcagaccataaatcttttgtgactgtttatgacattaatcaacaaattatgcggatcctagatgtgtcgaggatgttatgtttatgaacaaaacgttacgtttgtattttcaacattgttaatcattgctacgtgtatgttaacaaatgaaagttctgtaattattttaattcttcaatgctaagttagtaagtattcttttggatatcatcaaattgtaaatctctagtcagattttcagtgtgttaacaactatgtatcaaagatgttacgttcatgtacaaaacattaacgttcttatcttgtaaacattgtatacccatatagctacttttgaagaatgaatgttctgtaattgtcttttatccttcatctctattagattttcagtgtattagcaagtagatgatgtatatgtatcacagacgttatgatgtatatgtatcacagacgttatacattcataaaaacttttcttttggtcaacataggtgtagatcctcttctatactatccatcatataccccctgcatacgaaattcaacaatattcaatatccaaagcaatatcatcactacaatatgccccaaaattgaactccccaccccacataatcgcaaattgacacgacagcttcattccaattcaatttatttcatccaaaacggtcctgtgatacaccttccccaatcaaacacatttgtcttgcatttgatcatcttctactcttccctagaaaaaatcattatgataccaaatcccgggaccaaatctaaacaccatgccatggaattcaccatatcacgtccaagctcacataatttgggcgccccattccttttttaaaggaatttttatttaagaagGAAAGTGGGAGACCACCGCTTAGGACTGGATCCATTTTGGaggacaattttgtatttttggtgAATCTCAAACTAAGACCctgtttacacagagcctgaagtctttgaactcgacttcatttgtgtgtaaacagggttgtCGTAATTTGAACTCGACTTCGGAAGTCGACTTCAAATGACGACCTGGAGCAACATTTGTCGAATTCAAAGTTGACTGCAAACCTGACTTTTGTAGTGTAAACGAACACGTAATTAGAACTTGAGTCGAActtcataatggttatttgaagcatgagcaTGTGATGGTATAAAAGttgaattcacaatttgttttgaagtcgactaccgtGCAAACACCCCGttataatttatgctaatccctagtcgcaatctgaatttgatgtcgCAATTAAAATCGAtttctctctgtgtaaacggggtctataTGTTATCATATGGGTAGAGTATTGTCTtctgaattaaaaacaaaaactgcACCTTTTGTAGTTGGATAACTATAGTATAGCATCTGCATCATAGCATTAAGCGTAACCCTAAACCCCAAACAAACCCTATCACAAATCTTAACTTTAACCCTCCCCCCATGCACAAATTCTGCTGTTGTGCCTACATGTATACAACTTACCTTAGGTGTACCATGGTGATGTGTACAAGCAACACACAGATTAGCGGGTTAACCAGGTCTCCCACCACCTGCCATTATGCCGTCTCACTGTTAATGTCACACCAGGAAACTAATACATGTGATTTCAGCTTTATGTCCATTACAAGCTTGTACCACTGTGATGCAAAACCAATAACACTGGTATTATTATATGGATGGAAATGAGTTGCTCTGTTGTGATTGGTGCAAGttgtatgatgtcatcaacatcagGTACACTCAATCCAATGTGGCCATTTAGGAAGCAAAATATCAGATATATGCCTTTTAActgatttgttttaatttgttgAATGGGTGGTATGATTCGAAattatttattcaaagaaaaaattAATTCCCATCACATGCTCATCtgcagggcacagttctttaactccaatacatttgcacattcattgaatgatctttgaaaatttgggtacaaaaatgaatactctgaaacttgaggtcaaattttgcactatgattgtttaattgaggttattgaactataccattgggatgaggccatcgtggtccatagtgtataggTATGGTTACTGTCGGCATAATGGTCCACTTTGTGTGCCACATTGAGTTTTCATAATTCCTTGAGAGGAGGACAAACATGCCTAGTCTAGATATGGTCAGTCAACCTTGAgataaattgggctatttcatttaaaatccacaccatccctgtggaagattttggaaatttctacatcagggggagtatgaatttcaaatgaaatttgaatttcatacaccctctgagaaagattccacctgaatcttccacagagtgagggtgagtttcaaatggagctgataatgtgttaatttcatttgaaattcatactccccctgtggaagatatatccacaatcttccacaggagtgtgGATGTTAAATAGAATAGTCCATTTTGACCCAGTCCCCCCCTGTTTAAAtctgaacacattttaaaagggAAATGAAGTCCCAACAGGAACTGTGAATGGAAAATTTAATGGGGCACATTATTTATGTTACAATAGTTGTGTTCACaatttgagttacacccggcgtaaacttacacTAACAGCAATAAAAATTCCACAATTCCAACCGTGTGTCCATACCTAGCCttctcctagcactacgccgacctATTCCACCAAGCATTCAATTCTGGTCAGCATAAACATTGACTACCACTCccagtgtttctgtgaccttttttcAACCTCgcaaaatgtaatttcttagcTTACACCGAGTGCCAGgtgtagcagcgttcacattgcaaaatACACCTGGTGGAGATTGCATCTAACTCGCTAtgcctgacttttgtcaggagtaaatcgtcaaATTTATACCTAGCGGAACTtatgctgaccatcgttcacactgccactactcctagcTGCGtttaccgctactcctagcaacttgcgccaacCAGGTTCAGACGGGC
Above is a genomic segment from Amphiura filiformis chromosome 17, Afil_fr2py, whole genome shotgun sequence containing:
- the LOC140136829 gene encoding probable G-protein coupled receptor 21 is translated as MFKYFYRSAALNMETTSMTTLGATEMTPRYHPPLWLGWLALLLMLLSTILIIVGNIIVLVVFHYTHSLKNTTSVFIKSLAFADLGVGINCMFSVHSWFAGGWPYGFILCKLVGYLIAVTVGVSILSLTGVSIDRYIAIIRPLQYHSLLTKRRARIYVITIWIMSAIIFLPSLFGWGDNNYYYNSVTYDCSMHWEDNVTFSFYLISIVVLPALAISAFCYFWILRVCIIQERKTRQYELALQQPNPDSFKRRHEKLLAKMFLIIISAFYVTWIPFVVVRIIKGTSDTELSPALLFFTGWLGLMNSFLNCFIYSICHRPFRKGCGSLALKLWGKCLAPCDRSSSRGRGGPRTSQQWIRTQQTTAADDDEDADNVKYDEDAV